From Ostreibacterium oceani, the proteins below share one genomic window:
- the rimM gene encoding ribosome maturation factor RimM (Essential for efficient processing of 16S rRNA), giving the protein MDKYIELGKVSSFFGVRGGVKLFSYTRPRLGIGQYKTFYVGESKSAVVFSSIREQGKYVVGYIDGVDSREAVAHLIGESLFIKRSELPALNDKEYYWDDLIGLQVFDLHGKLLGSISSLMETGANDVIVVTNENSDTKETQEILIPFVPDYFVLSVDLDANKMIVDWTLDWEADDAD; this is encoded by the coding sequence GTGGATAAATACATCGAGCTGGGTAAAGTCAGTAGTTTTTTTGGTGTTCGTGGTGGGGTTAAGTTATTTTCTTATACTCGGCCACGTCTAGGAATTGGTCAATATAAAACTTTTTATGTTGGTGAATCCAAAAGCGCTGTGGTTTTTTCGTCGATACGCGAACAGGGCAAATACGTTGTTGGATATATTGATGGCGTAGACTCTCGCGAAGCAGTGGCACATTTGATTGGCGAATCGCTGTTTATTAAACGCAGTGAGTTACCAGCGCTAAACGACAAAGAATATTATTGGGACGACTTGATTGGGTTGCAGGTTTTTGACTTGCATGGCAAATTGCTTGGTAGCATCTCTAGTTTGATGGAAACAGGCGCCAACGATGTGATAGTTGTCACTAATGAAAATAGTGATACAAAAGAAACACAGGAGATTTTGATTCCCTTTGTGCCTGATTATTTTGTATTATCCGTGGATTTGGATGCAAACAAAATGATAGTTGATTGGACGCTGGACTGGGAAGCAGATGATGCGGATTGA
- the rpsP gene encoding 30S ribosomal protein S16, giving the protein MVTIRLSRGGAKKKPFYQVVVADSRRARDGRFIENVGFFNPVARGQADKLRINVERVEHWISQGAQPSDRVASLLKDYKKAQA; this is encoded by the coding sequence ATGGTCACAATTAGACTTTCTCGCGGTGGCGCGAAGAAAAAGCCCTTTTACCAAGTAGTCGTGGCAGATAGCCGCCGTGCACGCGATGGCCGCTTTATTGAAAATGTTGGTTTTTTCAATCCAGTAGCGCGAGGGCAAGCCGATAAACTCAGAATTAACGTTGAGCGAGTTGAGCATTGGATTAGCCAAGGTGCCCAGCCAAGCGACCGCGTTGCGAGCTTATTAAAAGATTACAAAAAAGCACAGGCCTAA
- the ffh gene encoding signal recognition particle protein — MFENLSQRLQQTVKTLKGQARLSEDNIKEALRDVRMALLEADVALPVVKQIIAEIKDKAIGAEVNTKLSPGQAFIKIVHAELTEVMGQANDGLALSAQPPAVILMAGLQGSGKTTSTAKLAKRLIEREHKKVAVVSADVYRPAAIEQLATVASQVGADFIPSSADEKPLDIAQRALAYAKQKTLDVLIIDTAGRLHIDAEMMAEIQAIHSAVDPVETLFVVDAMTGQDAANTAKAFHDALALTGVILTKIDGDARGGAALSIRHITGKPIKFLGIGEKTDALEAFHPERIASRILGMGDVLSLVEDIQHQVDQDKAEKLAKKMQSGQKFTLVDYKDQLEQMQGMDIAKLMEKIPGMSEIPQQVRDQQLNSKQIGRMVAIINAMTPEERLTPELIKSSRKKRIAAGSGIDIPEVNRMLKQFKEMQKQMANFNSGKMGKMLKMANKMQGKVPGLMNKLK, encoded by the coding sequence ATGTTTGAAAATCTAAGTCAGCGTTTACAGCAAACCGTTAAAACCCTAAAAGGCCAAGCACGCCTTAGCGAAGACAATATCAAGGAAGCGTTACGCGATGTTCGCATGGCGTTGCTCGAGGCAGATGTCGCCTTGCCCGTCGTTAAGCAAATCATCGCCGAGATTAAAGACAAAGCCATCGGCGCGGAAGTTAATACCAAGCTATCGCCAGGACAGGCATTTATCAAGATTGTGCATGCAGAATTAACGGAGGTCATGGGGCAGGCGAATGATGGCTTGGCATTGAGTGCACAGCCGCCAGCGGTAATATTAATGGCGGGCTTGCAAGGCTCGGGTAAAACCACCAGTACAGCAAAGTTGGCCAAACGATTGATTGAACGAGAGCATAAAAAAGTCGCCGTCGTTTCGGCAGACGTTTACCGACCAGCAGCGATTGAGCAGTTAGCAACCGTTGCGAGCCAAGTAGGTGCTGACTTTATCCCGAGTAGCGCTGACGAAAAACCACTAGATATCGCGCAGCGTGCCTTGGCGTATGCCAAACAAAAAACACTGGATGTGCTTATTATTGACACGGCGGGCCGCTTGCATATTGATGCTGAAATGATGGCGGAAATTCAGGCAATTCACAGCGCAGTTGATCCTGTTGAGACGTTATTTGTCGTCGATGCCATGACGGGGCAAGATGCCGCCAATACCGCCAAGGCATTTCATGATGCACTGGCGTTAACAGGCGTAATATTGACGAAAATTGATGGAGACGCACGTGGCGGTGCTGCGTTGTCGATTCGCCATATCACGGGTAAACCAATCAAATTTTTAGGTATTGGTGAGAAGACCGACGCGCTAGAGGCATTTCACCCAGAGCGGATTGCATCACGGATTTTGGGGATGGGTGATGTGCTGTCTTTAGTCGAAGATATTCAGCACCAAGTCGATCAAGACAAAGCCGAAAAGCTGGCTAAAAAAATGCAATCGGGGCAAAAGTTTACGTTGGTTGATTACAAAGATCAACTCGAACAAATGCAAGGCATGGATATCGCAAAGTTAATGGAAAAAATCCCTGGCATGAGTGAAATTCCGCAGCAGGTCAGAGATCAGCAATTAAACAGCAAACAAATTGGTCGCATGGTGGCAATTATTAATGCGATGACACCCGAAGAGCGGTTAACCCCAGAGCTGATTAAAAGCTCTAGAAAAAAACGGATTGCTGCGGGAAGCGGGATTGATATCCCAGAGGTAAACCGCATGCTCAAGCAATTTAAAGAAATGCAAAAGCAAATGGCTAATTTTAACTCAGGAAAAATGGGGAAAATGTTGAAAATGGCCAATAAAATGCAGGGCAAAGTACCAGGGCTGATGAATAAGTTAAAATAA
- a CDS encoding DUF2237 family protein, with amino-acid sequence MTNQPAPASSAENTNAKNVLGEPLQSCCFAPITGFYRDGYCRTDKYDIGEHTVCTQMTETFLNFSKQAGNDLSTPRPEFGFPGLNAGDRWCVCALRWLEAYEAGCAPPVILAACDASVLDSIPLSALQAHAIKATH; translated from the coding sequence ATGACCAACCAACCAGCCCCAGCATCTAGCGCCGAAAACACCAATGCCAAAAACGTACTCGGTGAACCGCTACAATCCTGCTGTTTTGCACCCATCACAGGATTTTATCGCGATGGCTATTGCCGAACAGACAAATACGACATCGGCGAACACACCGTATGCACCCAGATGACGGAAACCTTTCTCAACTTCTCTAAACAAGCGGGCAATGATTTATCAACACCACGCCCCGAATTTGGTTTTCCAGGGCTAAATGCAGGCGATCGCTGGTGCGTTTGCGCCTTACGTTGGTTAGAAGCGTATGAAGCAGGCTGCGCGCCACCCGTTATTTTAGCCGCTTGCGATGCCAGCGTGCTCGATAGCATTCCGCTATCGGCACTGCAAGCCCATGCCATCAAAGCAACCCACTGA
- a CDS encoding protein adenylyltransferase SelO, which produces MRFQFEHSYQQLPDCFFSRVAPLPASQPLLVIFNHALANTLGLDWSALSDEAIATALSGVTLPENADPIAQAYAGHQFGHFTQLGDGRAHLLGEHRTPQGERLDIQLKGAGPTPYARRGDGRAALGPMLREYLISEAMHALNIPTTRSLAVTATGDPVYREDVLAGAVLTRVAQSHLRFGTFQYTASTGQPEFTQHLLNYAINRHFPDCANHDNPALAFLQAVCDKHVTLVTDWLRVGFIHGVMNTDNMTISGETIDYGPCAFMDTYHPDTVFSSIDRQGRYAFANQPTMAQWNCARLAETLLPLIDSDTDQAIKQAEACVNGFSNQFTRAWRQMMANKLGLIDSEAQDDSQNNSQDNSLIEDLLQWMQTNQADYTNTFVALTAEHLPDDSIYHTREFQQWHSAWQTRIAPHLPAAKQTMKDNNPLVIPRNHQVAHALSAAESGDMAPFMALLFVLQKPYQTTSDTKKYQSPPAASERVYQTFCGT; this is translated from the coding sequence ATGCGCTTTCAATTCGAACACAGTTACCAGCAACTGCCCGACTGCTTTTTCAGCCGTGTTGCCCCGTTGCCTGCCAGTCAACCTTTGCTGGTTATATTTAACCACGCATTAGCAAACACGCTTGGCCTAGATTGGTCCGCGTTGAGCGATGAAGCAATCGCCACTGCTCTCAGCGGTGTAACGCTCCCAGAAAATGCCGACCCCATTGCCCAAGCTTACGCAGGGCATCAGTTTGGACACTTTACCCAGCTTGGTGATGGCCGCGCGCATTTATTAGGCGAACATCGTACGCCCCAAGGCGAGCGCCTAGATATCCAGCTCAAAGGTGCTGGCCCTACGCCTTATGCTAGGCGTGGTGATGGTCGCGCAGCGCTTGGCCCTATGTTACGCGAATACCTCATTAGCGAAGCCATGCACGCGCTAAACATCCCGACCACACGCAGCCTTGCCGTCACGGCAACTGGCGACCCCGTCTATCGCGAGGATGTCCTTGCTGGCGCGGTACTGACCCGCGTTGCGCAGTCACACTTACGCTTTGGCACCTTTCAATATACTGCCAGCACGGGCCAGCCTGAGTTTACACAACACTTACTGAATTATGCCATCAATCGACATTTTCCAGATTGTGCAAATCATGACAACCCTGCCTTGGCTTTTTTACAGGCGGTTTGCGATAAACACGTGACACTGGTGACTGACTGGTTGCGCGTTGGTTTTATCCATGGCGTCATGAATACCGATAACATGACCATATCGGGCGAAACCATTGATTACGGCCCTTGTGCGTTTATGGATACATACCACCCAGACACCGTATTTAGTTCGATTGATCGCCAAGGTCGCTATGCTTTTGCTAATCAACCGACGATGGCGCAATGGAATTGTGCGCGTCTAGCCGAGACTCTACTGCCGCTAATCGACAGCGACACGGACCAAGCTATTAAACAAGCCGAGGCATGCGTTAACGGCTTTAGCAATCAATTCACCCGCGCGTGGCGACAAATGATGGCTAATAAACTAGGGTTAATCGACAGCGAAGCCCAAGACGATTCGCAAAACAATTCCCAAGACAATTCACTCATTGAGGATTTGTTACAGTGGATGCAGACAAACCAAGCCGACTACACCAACACGTTTGTTGCGTTGACGGCTGAACACCTCCCTGACGATTCGATTTATCACACACGCGAATTTCAGCAGTGGCACAGCGCTTGGCAAACGAGAATTGCACCTCACTTACCCGCCGCCAAACAAACAATGAAAGACAATAACCCGCTCGTTATTCCTAGAAACCACCAAGTAGCGCACGCCCTCAGCGCAGCAGAAAGTGGCGACATGGCGCCATTCATGGCGTTATTGTTCGTACTACAAAAACCGTATCAAACAACCTCAGATACCAAAAAATACCAATCCCCGCCTGCGGCTAGCGAACGCGTATATCAGACTTTTTGTGGCACATGA
- a CDS encoding arylesterase → MIILLQRVYQMFGRCACTKILFFVSICLAVLGFAKPSSAETNVSVTPPAESIRVLLMGDSLSAGYGLPYDENWVSMLAAELARQKPPVIMINDSISGDTTANGLTRLPDALVQYQPDWVFLALGANDGLRGLSLPAMQNNIREMIVLSRQAGAKVALIGMDLPQNYGAPFRQAFAQVFATLAETFELPLLSGDAFSDIVGQPDYSQTDGLHPNVAAQPKIYAIMLPFWQSVLIKPSEQLSEQPPEGQLEQPLAQ, encoded by the coding sequence ATGATTATATTATTACAAAGAGTCTATCAGATGTTTGGGCGTTGTGCTTGTACGAAAATATTATTTTTTGTTTCAATTTGCTTAGCGGTGCTGGGGTTTGCCAAGCCTAGTTCAGCGGAGACGAATGTTTCGGTAACGCCACCCGCAGAAAGTATCCGCGTGCTATTAATGGGAGATAGTTTGAGCGCAGGTTATGGATTGCCCTATGATGAAAATTGGGTATCAATGTTGGCGGCTGAGCTGGCGCGGCAAAAACCACCAGTAATCATGATTAACGATAGCATTAGCGGTGATACAACGGCAAATGGATTGACGCGATTGCCAGATGCTTTGGTGCAGTACCAGCCAGACTGGGTGTTTTTGGCGCTGGGTGCAAACGATGGCTTGCGCGGGCTGTCGTTGCCTGCCATGCAAAACAATATACGCGAGATGATTGTCTTGTCACGGCAAGCGGGTGCTAAGGTAGCGCTAATTGGTATGGATTTGCCACAAAATTACGGCGCGCCGTTTCGTCAAGCGTTTGCGCAGGTGTTTGCAACGCTAGCCGAGACGTTTGAATTGCCTTTGCTCTCAGGCGATGCGTTTTCTGATATTGTGGGTCAGCCCGATTATAGCCAGACCGATGGGCTGCACCCCAACGTAGCAGCGCAACCGAAAATTTATGCGATTATGTTGCCTTTTTGGCAGTCGGTTTTGATAAAACCATCCGAGCAACTATCCGAGCAACCACCCGAGGGGCAGCTAGAACAGCCATTAGCGCAATAG
- a CDS encoding ABC transporter ATP-binding protein translates to MNTSQTHLVAKNLSQIVTMGGDKLVLLEQINLTIAKGESIAIVGVSGSGKSTLLGLLAGLESATEGDIYLADQHLTSMNEDQRAHVRASHVGFIFQSFQLLPNLTALENVALPLEILNRSHDQQLAKAMLTRVGLANRLHHYPKQLSGGEQQRVAIARAFVTQPDILFADEPTGNLDQRTSQSIEALLFELNQENQTTLVLVTHDNDLAAKCQRVVNMHAGKLSELTEHKPTQ, encoded by the coding sequence ATGAATACATCTCAAACACACCTCGTCGCCAAAAATTTATCCCAAATAGTCACCATGGGAGGCGATAAACTCGTCTTGCTAGAGCAGATTAACCTAACCATCGCCAAAGGCGAAAGCATCGCCATTGTTGGCGTTTCAGGCTCGGGAAAATCGACTTTACTCGGCTTACTGGCTGGACTTGAATCCGCTACCGAAGGCGATATTTATCTCGCAGATCAACACCTTACTTCAATGAATGAGGACCAACGCGCCCATGTTCGGGCTAGCCATGTCGGATTTATTTTTCAATCATTTCAATTACTACCTAACCTCACTGCGCTGGAAAACGTCGCACTGCCGCTAGAGATCCTCAATCGTTCGCATGATCAACAATTAGCCAAGGCGATGCTAACACGTGTGGGGCTAGCCAATCGACTGCACCATTACCCCAAACAATTATCTGGTGGCGAGCAACAACGCGTAGCTATCGCACGTGCCTTTGTCACGCAACCTGATATTTTATTTGCCGACGAACCCACGGGCAACTTAGACCAACGCACTAGCCAAAGTATCGAAGCGCTCTTGTTTGAACTAAACCAAGAAAACCAAACCACCTTGGTGCTGGTCACGCACGATAACGACTTGGCCGCCAAATGCCAGCGTGTTGTGAATATGCACGCTGGGAAACTCAGCGAACTAACCGAACACAAACCGACACAATAA